The genomic stretch AAAAGTAGGTCCTAATTGTATTTGTAAATTAAATCTGCATTAAGCGCAATTTATGGTCACTTCATAACAAAGTGCTAAATATCCTACATGTCGCTTAACAATTATCTAATGTGATATAAAGCATTCCGTGAGGACCGCGGTGCCCATAAATTCGCCATGAGAATCTTGAGCGGAGTCCTCAGTGAAATCAAATTATGgtgttatttgtaattttaaagtttttgttgaTTACGGCGTTTTGTGAAGCGGTGAGTGttttaaaagttaattatcagtATCAGTTAAATATTAAGTTCGAATGTAAATTATTAGGTATAGCACTTAGTGGTTTTTAAAGGCTCAAAATAAGAAGGACGATTCAATATCTCTACATAGagtatattttctttttctaattcaatgaaaatttaacgataatatcaaataaaaattaccagCCTCTGTTTAGTgcactaaatatttatttatatcctgGGACTTAATTTGCAAggacaaaaaatcaaatcaCGATCCGAGACTGGATTTGtttgttcattttaatttaattcgcGACAGATGACTATGAAGCAGATAAGGAATACCGGGAAAATGATCAGAAAAAGTTGCCAGCCAAAAAACAACGTTGAGGACGGTAAGCAGTTCGGCATCGGGAAATAATTTGTTGCTAAGCGAGTTTgattatcatattttatttaaatctgatgTCATATTtatgtacgtacagtcaccagcactattatgtgatacaacaaagcgtgcataaatatctgatactactttatttctagggccggtaggacgtgtcagataaaGGGCGTTTAGGGCGTGCCGGTGCCGGGGAagcaaaaatgtatgaaaatgtaTGGCTCGCTTTCTCACttaccggcgccggcgccgacgCCGTCGCCGGGGTAGCAATCTTCGCACTCGGTGCCGGCCCGGCAAAACTGCATGTTGTATATGAATTGTAGCCGTGTGCGTGTGTCGTGCTGAAGACCGTGTCAGTACTGTACCACTCACCGGGCGTAAAACGGTATCGACACCGGCGCAGTGGAAAAACGAAGCCCCGGCGCCGTTGCCGGTGCACGGCCATGCCGGTGCCGGGCCGGCGAATGGAAAAACAGCCATTTTtacacgctctgctgtggcagatattaatgcaggttactgtacctacaataaaattaGTAGAGTAGTAGTGTACCTAGTCATTTCTGTGTCAAACAAGTGATGATTATCTCCTGGTAGAATAAAAGtcccgattaaaaaaaaaaatttttttcttatgttttatttatatatttagaaaaaatagaCCCCATCAAAGATGGCGTCTTCATCGAAGAAAAAGAAGTCatgtgctatatggcctgcgtCATGAAGATGGCAAATACCGTAAGTTAATGAGCTGATTATTGTTGAGATAACTAACTATCGAACTCGTTAAAATCATACCTCAATCAAAATCGTTTAAATTACTCCCTGCCTAAAACTACACCTATAATGGCACTTCTTTTACTTCTTCCGAAAATACCTAAACCATGTTATAAACATGTTGTCtgtataattaataatgttatcAGCGACTTCATCTGCATTTAAATTAAGTGTCTCTTAAATTGAGAACAGTGCATCTTCCTGGAGTACTAAGTAGCGTAATCTTACACTTAAATATTCAAACAGCTTAGAAGCATTGCAttactatttaaatttttacttaggcttttatttaacttgcaatatttctatgtaatgtaatatgcaggcttatatacttatacttagACGAATTTCATCCACTCCTAGTGATCAGATTGACTTTTATAGTATTTAGGTAAATATGACAATGAAAGAACAGTTTAAACAAAAACCTTTTAAGTTTACTAAGTACAtttcgtataaatatttttttactgaattGAGAAACCTCTGCATGATAGGTAAAGAATGGGAAGTTAAACTTCGAAGCTGCCTTAAAGCAAGCAGACTTGTTGCTACCTGAAGAAATCAAGGAACCGGCTAAGGCAGCTCTGACAGCTTGTAGGAAAGTTCGTAAGTATGGAACACCTGGATACCAAACCTCTTATTAAAATACGCACCTGAGACCTTCCTACGCTTACACAaataatgatagtggtcaattacattgcgcgccctgtatTAGGACCTTTATAACAAAGtctggctttgccagccatattcgggcacataataaacaagcctaaagaTTCGCCTTTGTTGGACACGGCGTGGGGGGGGGGGCCATCAATCAATCAAGTAAACGCACGGTACGCAAACGTACGGTCAAGAACTTTAATCAATAGCCCACCACGGAACagttcacagtaaacgtcattagtgacatcgcattaattaataatgaaaatcgtaatgacctTTCCTTTGAAAACGTGAGCTGAGTgaatcaactttttgttgccttggtaacgtctcctgcgttacctattaaatgtatgattttatggagtacaaatccactaaaagttaagagttgtgacagttttaaggcaattcctttatAGTTCATCTCGTAAGTGTGCtaatgtatatgtcggcggcctatcgtaaaatccgccagatcacaaaattcctaggAATATCgtgaaatgacgccatttcatgatatgcctaaacattagccaggcatatcacgatgtgcctgggAAACAATCAGCGTGGCGTCGTATAAGCTCTAGGTTACAGCAATTTAGGcacgacgagcgaagcaaggAATGGTTAGTAAATATTGAAGTtatgattattaatttatgatgTGGGTacatttcatgatctgcctaaacgtcacaaTGATAAAAATGAgtgttttagagatgtaccatttatcgagtgaactagCAGTGTCAGTATATTAATTCGCGTGGAATGTAAAGTCTGGTTACAGCTCAGACTGGTGGGTCATGGTATGGTTACCTTAGCatcaaaatcttgcaagttctgtttaaaaattgaaaatatcttagtgttccctgttatcgaataatgaaccgcggctattgccgataatgttgtgtcactTCACTACTCagttccgtttcacacattgcgtcatttaacaaaataaatatttttctatcgtattcgatggagtctCTTTAATGGACACTGttattgctatatattttttaaaagtacagttttacatttttaagattattttgcttcaaaatataaattgcttttaaaaaatattttgcgaacgtagtatgcgtaattcggataattttcaagtgtcacagaactcatcgtaggtgaaaaatacaataggcaaatcgttaaacggtgagttttcgtggcggatgtcccttagccaattcatgaaatggtgccatttcacgataggcgtaggaatttcgtgatctggcgaatttaacgatcggccgccgacatatacattgcaaacatttttctaacaaagtgtcaCTGATGTCCCCTGAGTTACCGGACAGAAgaacaacactaaaaagttgattgacccagctaactttgggggcggcaggcgtaagcttgccttcggaatccaaaagcttaatagttacttgacctgaaatgcgGCGGTGTGGGTGCGGtgagtggtaggaccttgtgcaaggtccgcccggattgctaccaccatcttgcttgctaatcctgccgtgaagcagcagtgcttgcactattgtgtttcggcgtggagagtaagacagccggagaaattactggcacttgaggtatcccatcttaggcctctaggttggcaacgcatctgcaatacccctggtgttgcagatgtttatgggcggtggtgatctcttaccatcaggagaccacttgctcgtttgccatttttttttttatggtatagggggcaaacgtgcaggcggatcgcctgatggtaagcgattaccgtcgcctatggacacctgcaacgccagaagagtcacaagtgcgttgccggcctttaaggtaggagtacgctcttttcttgaaaacttgaaggtcatatcggtccgggaataccgcaggcgatagttcattccagagttttgctgtgcgaggcaggaaatttgccatccagtcaaataaaaaaaatgcatatattgCCTATTTCAGAATCATATTAAGTACATTTATGTCATTGGGTGACTATACATCTCcaaattttttttccttttttttaaatttatgtatgaCGATGGAAGCATTCtaacttccactgaacgtagatatagttttttagttttttaactaaGGGAACCCATATATCcctgtattataattttttctcatgtatttttttctttaattttatactgtattttatttgtaattattcattttcaaaaaatgactttctgccaagtacgtatgtatgtatgtatgtatgtaaactctttattgtacaaaagaaaagaaacaaaacacaattgacaaactttgagatacttgtacaaaggcggacttatccctttaagggatctctaccagtcaaccttaaCAAGTCAAGTTATTGCAATGATGGGATTTCCGAAAGctctggtagtttaaaaaaccggccaagagcgtgtcgggcacgcccgaaatagggttccgttatcattacgaaaaaattaagtaatatttctctaaggatttcgtattttgtacggaatattccaggtttacgtatattttatgccttaggctgctatttactcttaggctGCTAATtcacaagaaaacttaaccgttatagttttccttgtaagtttgatatacttactaccatcctgaattatttaaaaaaattccacccaccggtttaaagattttagagggggcggaggctcgattttaatgaaaatttgcactttaatgttgaatattttgcaaacaaagcactgaatcggaaaatcgttttagcaaccccctaatggttttaaatgacctatccaacgataccccgcactacaaggttggacgagaaaaaaaaatcacccccactttacatctataggaggtacttactctaaaaaaaatgtttttgaattttttattgtaccgttttgtcggcatagtttacatatatatattcgtgcaaaattacagctttctagcactgatagtctctgagaaaagccgcggacggacagacagacagacagacatggcaaaactataagggttccgtttttgccattttggctacggaaccctaaaaatgacgtgtaaaggagcccattgcggcctacttactgaataaatgatttgaatttgaaaggttccatagtggctcatgaattaaatcCCTTGACCGTACAGTCGACAACATAACCTAATCAAGTTAGAAAAGTCGTAAAACTCttgacattttcatttcaaagttcaatgccTCAAAAATGGTTGATCCGATTCTAATGAAACATAGTTAAGACCCACCGCAAATAAACCCGCTTTCACGTAAAGCAACCGCGTCGAATTCGGTCCATCCCTTtgaaagctacgatgccacagacattaGCATCAAaggaacttataacacccctctttttgcaacGGGGACTTAAAAAAATCGCACGACACTTGTAATCTTTTCAAAGTTGGCTTcgtgataatacaatacaaaacatatattctttattgcacaccacaaatcagtacaaaaaacaataatatgatataataataacaaatatatacctacacatTAAATCATTAGCATTACCTATTACTTATCGTCTACGACCTATACACATCGCTCTTTTGGGCACAGACCTCCACTCAAACAGAAAGGGCTTCGTCGCAAGTCCGTGCAGATTAGGAGCTTCGCACACACTATTGCATTACTTCGCAGGTGTATGCAGGTTTCCTAATGCCATATTATCTcaataatgtacataattttgtttcagcGGACCAGTACAAGGATATCTGCGAGGCCTCGTTCCACGTAACGAAATGCATCTACAAtcaaaatcctgaaattttcTTCTTTCCCTAATTATAAATGGTCCTTCTAAAATATGAACCCACagtatttcattaaattaaatttatttgtaaataatattcgTCATCGTCGTACAGTTCAAAGCAAGGCCGAATTGTTGCtaatatatgtttgttactaggGCGAATATTCGAGCAGTCATTAATGTGTTGGATGTGGATGTTTATTCTTTCCATTCCTTAAGAAATTAGATAAAAAAGTGTTAAGGATAATGACGGCGGTTCAAACGCCCGTATATTCACCCACTATCGAATCAAAGATACCGGGtaggccctgtaacaggagcaaaaaattaaaacacaggttctgctactcaaatggaactactttagtatgcaattttcaaaaattaagtaattttatcattatgttgattccaaacaaattaaatagtattttcaatgtacggcatccaatagcctaatgACATcacctgtcacgtaacaaaatgacggatttcgcaatacattgcttgtccaattaaactttaaactataataaaaatcataatacaagttattttcaaaagttgtggAACTAAATTAGCACAATattaagagtggaagctgtggtttaattttttgctcctgttaccgggcccaccttgtatactaGCAATACAACTTTCTTAAGAATATAatagaaacatgaaataaaataacaaaccaTAAGTACGTAGATTCAAACTAAACAGGCGGGAGTGGGAAGGCATCAGTGCGAGTATCCCGTCGAATGCTTGGATTTTGTCTTGAAAATGAGAAAGATaaagagcgagagagagagagaggcgCTGATGATTAACAGCTTAACCACTACTGTCGCTGAATGTAGCTATCACCGGTAAATCAGCATTGTGATCTTTCTATCATCATAATAGCCTAACCAGGTTTAGAAATAACTATTTCCGTGTATATAAATCAACTCACATCATTACCAGCAAAATTACCTTCAATGCTGAATCAGCCATGCGGAACTAATGTCATACAAGAACGATGATGGATGAGTGCAAGGTCACTGATATTTTGGTAAGCACAAATACAGTCGTCATGACTTTATAAGGTAAATGACCATTATGGCCAAGAGTTTTTATAAGCGTCTGCAATGGTAATGTGTAATCTGCATTtggtaggtgtccatgggcggcggtgatcacttaccatcaggtgacccgattgctcgtttgccagctatttgataaaaaaagacgtccactgctaaacaaaggtctcccccttaaaacgccacaatgaacgaca from Choristoneura fumiferana chromosome 7, NRCan_CFum_1, whole genome shotgun sequence encodes the following:
- the LOC141429618 gene encoding general odorant-binding protein 72-like, giving the protein MVLFVILKFLLITAFCEAMTMKQIRNTGKMIRKSCQPKNNVEDEKIDPIKDGVFIEEKEVMCYMACVMKMANTVKNGKLNFEAALKQADLLLPEEIKEPAKAALTACRKVPDQYKDICEASFHVTKCIYNQNPEIFFFP